One stretch of Castor canadensis chromosome 14, mCasCan1.hap1v2, whole genome shotgun sequence DNA includes these proteins:
- the Sftpc gene encoding surfactant protein C: MDVGSKEVLMESPPDYSAGSRGRFGIPCCPVHLKRLLIVVVVVVLIVVVIVGALLMGLHMSQKHTEMVLEMSIGAPEAQKRLALSEHMDTTATFPIGNTGITVCDYQRLLIAYKPAPGTCCYIMKMAPESIPSLEALTRKFQNLQAKPEALTSKMGQEEGHDSGSAPLGGDQAFLGLAIGTLCGELPLYYI, encoded by the exons ATGGATGTGGGCAGCAAAGAGGTCTTGATGGAGAGCCCtcca GATTACTCGGCAGGCTCCCGGGGCCGGTTTGGCATCCCCTGTTGCCCAGTGCACCTCAAACGCCTTCTCATCGTGGTTGTGGTGGTGGTCCTTATCGTCGTGGTGATTGTAGGGGCTCTGCTCATGGGTCTTCATATGAGCCAGAAACATACGGAGATG GTCCTCGAGATGAGCATTGGAGCACCAGAAGCCCAGAAACGCCTGGCCCTGAGTGAGCACATGGATACCACTGCCACCTTCCCCATTGGCAACACTGGCATCACTGTGTGCGATTACCAGCGG CTCCTGATTGCCTacaagccagccccaggaaccTGCTGTTACATCATGAAGATGGCTCCAGAGAGCATCCCCAGTCTTGAGGCTCTCACTAGAAAATTCCAGAACTTGCAG GCCAAACCTGAAGCACTGACCTCTAAAATGGGCCAGGAGGAGGGGCATGATTCAGGCTCTGCACCCTTGGGAGGAGACCAGGCCTTCCTGGGACTGGCCATAGGCACCCTGTGTGGAGAGCTGCCTCTCTACTACATCTAG